In Thermodesulfobacteriota bacterium, one DNA window encodes the following:
- a CDS encoding ParB N-terminal domain-containing protein: MARKAKKDNETPVGKIDHPHPETILIDVGMIDRAEWNPNVMKDRKFNKLVEQIREVGILENIVVRKTEKDRYEVVSGHWRYDAAKVAGYEKVPCVIREDWDDDKAKIQNMRFNVLKGDIDPLKFSKMWDDIAKSYDNEELKALMGFVEDREFERLYIDIKKSLPDEVAGKLDKAKNEIKTVDDLSNIVNELFTKHGDTLDRSYMIFSYGGKEHLYIVMGKELRKKMEFVKEKSSAEDRDINEVMLEMMRDGGTGQ; this comes from the coding sequence ATGGCAAGAAAGGCTAAAAAGGATAACGAGACTCCTGTTGGAAAGATAGATCATCCCCATCCAGAGACGATATTGATAGATGTCGGCATGATAGACAGAGCTGAGTGGAACCCTAACGTAATGAAGGACAGAAAGTTTAATAAACTGGTTGAACAGATTAGGGAAGTGGGGATTCTCGAAAATATTGTGGTGAGAAAAACTGAGAAGGATAGGTATGAGGTGGTAAGCGGACATTGGAGATATGATGCTGCGAAAGTCGCAGGTTATGAAAAAGTCCCATGTGTTATAAGAGAAGATTGGGATGATGATAAAGCAAAGATACAGAATATGAGGTTTAATGTCCTCAAAGGAGATATAGACCCGCTCAAGTTCAGTAAGATGTGGGACGACATAGCGAAGAGCTATGATAATGAAGAGCTTAAGGCGTTGATGGGATTTGTGGAAGACAGAGAATTTGAGAGACTGTATATTGACATCAAAAAATCGTTACCAGACGAAGTAGCTGGTAAGCTTGATAAGGCTAAGAATGAAATCAAGACAGTAGACGATCTGTCCAATATCGTTAACGAGTTGTTTACGAAGCACGGAGATACATTGGACAGGTCATATATGATATTCAGCTATGGAGGCAAGGAGCATCTGTATATTGTGATGGGCAAGGAGTTACGAAAGAAAATGGAGTTTGTGAAGGAAAAAAGCTCTGCGGAGGATAGGGATATTAACGAAGTAATGCTTGAAATGATGAGGGACGGAGGAACTGGACAATGA
- a CDS encoding helix-turn-helix domain-containing protein encodes MIESNRFLYVYTVAKTLACSPGLVYQLVKRGELDAIKVGKRGIRISRNSLELYIERNLLRTERTERMECRGGS; translated from the coding sequence ATGATTGAGAGCAACAGGTTTCTATATGTTTATACAGTGGCTAAAACGCTTGCGTGCAGTCCTGGATTGGTCTATCAGCTTGTCAAACGTGGTGAATTGGATGCTATAAAGGTAGGGAAAAGAGGGATACGAATTAGTAGGAATAGTCTTGAACTGTACATCGAACGAAATTTATTACGCACAGAGCGCACAGAGCGCATGGAGTGTCGTGGAGGAAGTTGA
- a CDS encoding portal protein, producing the protein MAFLFERYSGMWLIDRITDLLTKAKYDPSGVDGPGTTRTGNEQNGWYYNLIKLEETRKARYKDYDTMDDEFPEISCVTGDTIVHCLDGDFTIKELTENKKDEMFLVYSCDGNRIVFDEAYAPRLSGRKVKVIRVRYRSNNRWTHELRVTGDHKFMMRDGSMKMAGKLRSGDSLMPFNAQYVNDRRVIKDLDGRKVYASHLVFEQYANRAVDLGKVIHHIDGNRRNDNPLNLHELSLEEHCRKHSMGNQHTLGMIWNDDTERVEKHRKRMLGNKHKKGKANSIETRMKMRKAHAERRLLGLKRNREYGKPWNKIQITPEDLVNAVERTNDYREASELLGISVPVFFRRVKDFGLRGAVDYNHVVVGIEDGGFEDVYDLTTRRTHKFAANHLIISNSSIDIYSDNATQSVDGTHESFWIESEDQKVKDVLTRINEETGLQDSIWSIGRNLVKYGDDFEEIVLNSSMFVVDIKGLPCEQMYRNEDEYGRLLEDGAFTQRDVSTNKELAEFKSWQIVHFRNVVKRGTKYGRSLLYPARKVFKQLQMMEDGMVIARLTRSNMRYKWKIDVGNMSANEARTFLRDVKMELRKKRVIDPATGKFKLTDNPLKDEEDFFVAVRDGSPADVDAIQGSATLGTIGDVEYFQNKLFSMLKVPKAYLGLERDVNAKCLAGDTPICLANGKDMPIRELVKLYSNGQRFYVYSCRRDGEIVIAEAHSPRITRRNAEMVKVTLDSGVSFRCTPDHPIMLRSGSFCQAKDIKNGTSIMPLYRKISEKPENSISGYELHRNPRTGQWRYTHRLVGRHLPRPIGEKRWVMHHVDFDKRNNSPDNLVLMTWDDHVKLHMAFVALLHTEEVKKRSREGVLKSAKFKKRLLSMNSSLWKRAKSSKTLRRLYAEGVMNVKGVLNPRYRKDVTVESIANAAREAKCSSAKEIQEKTGINYSLLRRRLDKLGLSYQEFADKVLEAGYRKTGWHRPDLSLEKIGEAIASFATVKEAAEKLGVNRPDLYQICKRRGTTVQELRASNHKVVSVEPDGVDAETYDLTVDNYHTFAIGCGIFVHNSTLTVQDVQFARTVRRYQKILTNQIRSIYNLGLILQSLDLAKSPYYVFFPPINTVDELARWQTEKVKAEIAKIYGIDINCVSEEFILSYYLGLTDNEIKDVSGQTKPVRQGKEQQVVETITTSNIEPHELLELGNLLEALRDLVEIELEKKEQERWEH; encoded by the coding sequence TTGGCTTTTCTGTTTGAAAGGTACTCAGGCATGTGGTTGATAGATAGAATTACTGATCTTCTGACGAAGGCCAAGTACGATCCGTCCGGAGTTGATGGTCCTGGAACTACGAGAACTGGTAATGAGCAGAACGGATGGTATTATAATCTGATAAAGCTCGAGGAGACACGAAAGGCACGATACAAAGATTATGACACGATGGATGATGAGTTCCCGGAAATATCCTGTGTTACAGGAGACACAATAGTTCACTGTTTAGATGGAGATTTTACGATTAAGGAATTGACAGAGAACAAGAAAGATGAAATGTTCTTGGTTTACAGTTGCGATGGGAATAGAATAGTTTTTGATGAAGCGTATGCTCCACGACTCTCAGGTAGAAAAGTAAAAGTTATTCGCGTAAGGTACAGAAGCAACAACCGATGGACCCATGAACTACGAGTTACTGGCGACCATAAATTTATGATGAGGGACGGTAGCATGAAAATGGCTGGAAAGTTAAGGTCAGGAGATAGCCTAATGCCGTTCAACGCTCAGTATGTAAATGATAGGCGGGTCATTAAAGATTTGGATGGTAGGAAGGTCTATGCGTCCCATCTGGTATTTGAGCAATACGCCAATAGAGCAGTTGATCTTGGCAAAGTGATTCACCACATTGATGGGAACCGGAGAAACGACAATCCACTAAATTTGCATGAATTATCGCTTGAAGAACATTGCCGTAAGCATAGCATGGGGAATCAGCATACATTGGGAATGATATGGAACGATGATACTGAACGAGTGGAAAAGCATAGAAAGCGGATGCTTGGGAATAAGCATAAAAAGGGGAAGGCCAATAGTATAGAAACACGAATGAAGATGAGGAAAGCTCATGCTGAAAGACGACTGCTAGGGCTAAAACGAAACAGAGAATATGGAAAGCCATGGAACAAGATACAAATTACGCCGGAAGATTTGGTAAATGCTGTTGAAAGAACGAATGATTATAGAGAAGCAAGCGAACTGTTAGGAATTTCAGTTCCTGTGTTTTTCAGGCGTGTGAAGGATTTTGGTTTAAGGGGAGCTGTTGATTATAATCATGTGGTAGTAGGTATCGAAGATGGAGGGTTTGAGGATGTTTATGATTTGACGACACGGCGTACTCATAAGTTTGCTGCGAATCACCTAATTATATCGAATTCGAGTATCGATATATATTCAGACAATGCGACACAGTCGGTTGATGGAACGCATGAGTCGTTTTGGATAGAATCCGAAGACCAGAAAGTAAAGGATGTTCTGACCAGGATTAACGAGGAGACTGGACTGCAAGATTCGATTTGGTCTATTGGGCGAAATCTGGTTAAGTATGGAGATGATTTTGAGGAAATAGTATTAAACTCAAGTATGTTCGTAGTAGATATAAAAGGATTGCCCTGTGAGCAGATGTACAGGAATGAGGATGAATACGGCAGGTTGCTAGAGGATGGTGCGTTCACGCAGAGAGACGTAAGCACAAACAAGGAGCTTGCAGAGTTTAAGAGCTGGCAGATCGTCCATTTCAGAAATGTGGTGAAGAGAGGGACGAAATACGGGAGGAGTTTACTGTATCCTGCAAGAAAGGTATTCAAACAGTTACAGATGATGGAAGACGGTATGGTGATTGCGAGGCTGACCAGGAGCAACATGAGGTACAAGTGGAAAATCGATGTCGGCAATATGTCTGCAAATGAGGCACGTACATTCCTGAGAGATGTCAAGATGGAGCTCAGAAAGAAGCGCGTTATTGACCCTGCTACGGGCAAGTTTAAACTGACCGATAATCCATTAAAAGATGAGGAAGATTTTTTTGTGGCTGTAAGGGATGGATCTCCGGCTGACGTTGATGCCATACAAGGTTCTGCAACGCTTGGTACTATTGGTGATGTAGAGTATTTTCAGAATAAGCTGTTTTCGATGCTGAAGGTACCGAAGGCGTATCTTGGATTGGAGAGAGATGTGAATGCTAAATGTTTGGCTGGCGATACCCCGATATGTCTTGCAAATGGGAAAGATATGCCGATTCGTGAATTAGTAAAGCTTTATAGTAATGGGCAAAGGTTTTACGTGTATTCATGCCGTAGAGATGGTGAGATAGTAATAGCAGAAGCACATTCCCCAAGGATAACAAGAAGAAATGCCGAAATGGTAAAAGTGACGCTCGATAGTGGGGTGAGCTTCAGGTGTACACCTGACCATCCGATAATGTTGCGCTCAGGTTCTTTTTGTCAGGCGAAAGATATTAAGAATGGCACAAGCATTATGCCTTTGTATAGAAAGATCTCCGAGAAACCTGAGAATAGTATTAGCGGATACGAGTTACATAGAAATCCACGAACGGGCCAATGGAGATATACGCATAGGCTTGTTGGAAGACATCTTCCCAGGCCGATCGGTGAAAAGCGTTGGGTCATGCACCATGTTGATTTTGATAAGAGAAATAACTCGCCAGACAACCTTGTTCTCATGACGTGGGACGATCATGTAAAGCTACACATGGCTTTTGTAGCGTTGTTGCATACCGAAGAAGTTAAGAAGCGTAGCAGAGAGGGCGTTTTGAAATCTGCAAAATTCAAAAAAAGACTGTTGAGCATGAATAGCAGCCTTTGGAAGAGAGCGAAGTCTAGCAAGACATTGAGACGATTGTATGCTGAAGGCGTTATGAATGTAAAGGGTGTCCTAAATCCAAGATACAGAAAGGATGTCACGGTTGAAAGTATAGCGAATGCAGCTCGAGAAGCAAAATGTTCATCTGCAAAAGAGATACAAGAAAAAACTGGAATTAATTATTCGTTGTTAAGAAGACGACTTGACAAGTTGGGACTAAGTTATCAAGAGTTTGCAGATAAAGTTTTGGAAGCGGGGTATAGAAAAACTGGATGGCATCGCCCTGACTTAAGTCTTGAAAAAATAGGTGAAGCCATCGCTTCCTTCGCAACAGTAAAAGAGGCAGCAGAAAAATTAGGTGTTAACCGGCCTGACCTTTACCAGATATGTAAAAGAAGAGGGACGACTGTTCAGGAATTGCGGGCATCCAACCATAAAGTAGTGAGCGTTGAACCCGACGGCGTGGATGCCGAAACGTACGACTTAACTGTAGATAACTATCATACGTTTGCAATAGGGTGTGGTATCTTTGTTCATAATAGCACCCTGACCGTACAGGATGTACAATTCGCAAGGACTGTCCGTAGGTATCAGAAGATATTAACGAATCAGATAAGATCGATATACAATCTAGGGCTAATCTTGCAATCATTGGATCTTGCGAAGTCTCCGTATTATGTTTTCTTTCCACCTATAAATACTGTTGATGAGCTTGCTAGGTGGCAAACCGAAAAGGTAAAGGCTGAGATAGCAAAGATTTACGGGATTGATATTAACTGCGTGTCTGAGGAATTTATTCTGTCCTATTATCTTGGACTGACTGACAATGAGATTAAGGATGTTTCAGGACAGACGAAACCGGTACGGCAGGGCAAGGAGCAGCAGGTAGTAGAAACGATCACGACTTCCAACATCGAACCGCATGAGCTACTAGAGCTTGGAAATCTACTGGAAGCTCTGAGAGACCTTGTTGAAATTGAACTGGAGAAGAAGGAACAAGAACGATGGGAGCATTAG
- a CDS encoding phage major capsid protein, whose amino-acid sequence MKERKRLSLPGVAPAWLNEDEERRERWAYLTEDIKDDLLRRQVETMLDNEAWYMDYLEETSQTSNVGTFTTFAFPLVRRIYPKLIATELVSVQPMTQPTGKIFYLDFKYNTGGQRIDTNPDKTYANATEGGAVKEINFDITSVTVEAGEKKLKAKWTIEAQQDLMAYHGLDAETELMGVCGDEITREIDRDIIDDVVAQASAGNVNWSKTIPTTAPWNVLDPKVYKETLYDAIIDANNMIFKKRYRNASWIVADPDTCTRFEKLEKFKLFEGADDATMNMGVIRFGTLANKYRVYKDPWFAADKILLGYKGPTWLETGYVYAPYIPLYVTPLIIDPNDFIPRRGMMSRFAKKVVSGDFFATVTLTGS is encoded by the coding sequence ATGAAAGAGAGGAAACGATTATCACTGCCAGGTGTTGCACCTGCGTGGTTGAATGAGGATGAGGAAAGAAGGGAAAGATGGGCGTATCTGACAGAAGATATAAAGGATGATCTGCTAAGACGACAGGTCGAGACGATGTTGGATAACGAAGCATGGTACATGGATTATCTTGAAGAGACATCGCAGACCTCTAACGTAGGTACGTTTACTACGTTTGCGTTCCCGCTCGTCAGAAGGATTTATCCAAAGCTGATCGCAACAGAGCTGGTTTCGGTTCAACCCATGACCCAGCCTACAGGCAAAATCTTCTACCTGGATTTCAAGTACAATACCGGAGGTCAGAGAATCGACACGAATCCAGATAAGACCTATGCCAATGCAACCGAGGGCGGTGCAGTAAAGGAGATTAACTTTGATATCACCTCTGTGACTGTTGAGGCAGGAGAAAAGAAGCTCAAGGCAAAATGGACTATCGAGGCTCAGCAAGACTTGATGGCGTACCATGGCCTTGATGCTGAAACTGAGTTAATGGGCGTCTGTGGAGATGAAATTACAAGAGAGATTGACAGAGACATCATAGACGATGTTGTTGCTCAGGCTTCTGCTGGTAACGTCAACTGGTCAAAGACGATTCCGACAACTGCGCCATGGAACGTATTGGATCCAAAGGTCTACAAGGAAACCTTGTACGATGCGATCATCGATGCGAACAACATGATTTTCAAGAAGAGGTATAGGAATGCTTCCTGGATTGTGGCCGACCCCGATACCTGTACCAGATTTGAGAAGCTCGAGAAATTCAAGTTGTTCGAAGGGGCTGATGACGCCACAATGAATATGGGAGTGATCAGATTCGGTACCCTTGCTAACAAGTATCGAGTCTATAAAGATCCGTGGTTCGCTGCCGACAAGATACTGTTAGGTTACAAGGGGCCTACGTGGTTGGAGACAGGGTACGTCTATGCGCCGTACATTCCGTTGTACGTGACGCCTTTGATAATCGACCCTAATGATTTCATACCAAGACGAGGGATGATGAGTCGGTTTGCCAAGAAGGTAGTTAGTGGCGACTTCTTCGCAACGGTAACGCTGACCGGGTCATAA
- a CDS encoding glycosyltransferase family 9 protein — translation MLPGFCIDHQLVRNAESEYLRPAPVLAKFLASRKTASVCLVRGYALGDLIMLTPVIEQLKEDYPGVKISLVVQDRYKELFRYYRSVEDVLDYKRVGSRTFDYGVMLDGVLEVDHRKSCKNRSHRSDMYARFLGMTLMKHVFRLPISDLDRKWAFRFLAEAGVGKDERIVAIQIKGSTPVKTLPKEKVVRICKAIVALGAKVLLIDHDRNTGWEGTGIINACGKTNVHRLVALLERSNLAVCMDSGVLHLTHCTGTPTVALLGATRPQDRTVYHPDCVAVELNKEIGCESCFEAMSACGGRANCMVAANEKTIIQAIERRIAND, via the coding sequence GTGCTGCCCGGATTTTGCATCGACCACCAACTGGTACGAAATGCAGAAAGCGAATATCTCCGACCTGCCCCCGTTCTAGCCAAGTTTCTTGCAAGTCGGAAGACTGCCAGTGTGTGTCTTGTAAGAGGGTATGCACTCGGCGACCTGATAATGCTAACACCCGTCATTGAACAGTTGAAGGAAGACTATCCTGGAGTCAAGATTTCGCTGGTAGTACAGGATAGGTACAAGGAACTGTTTCGGTATTATCGTAGCGTTGAGGACGTACTGGACTACAAAAGGGTCGGATCAAGGACGTTTGACTATGGGGTAATGCTGGATGGTGTTTTGGAGGTTGACCATAGGAAAAGCTGTAAGAATAGGTCTCATAGAAGTGACATGTATGCAAGGTTTCTTGGTATGACGCTCATGAAGCACGTATTTCGACTTCCGATTTCTGACCTTGACCGAAAGTGGGCTTTTAGGTTTCTTGCTGAGGCGGGAGTTGGCAAGGATGAACGGATCGTTGCTATACAAATCAAAGGGTCTACACCTGTTAAGACGCTGCCGAAAGAAAAGGTAGTAAGGATATGTAAGGCGATTGTCGCTCTTGGTGCAAAGGTACTACTCATCGACCATGATAGAAACACTGGCTGGGAAGGAACTGGAATAATCAATGCCTGTGGGAAAACGAATGTACATCGGCTAGTAGCATTGCTTGAAAGAAGCAATCTCGCTGTTTGTATGGATAGTGGAGTGCTGCACCTGACTCACTGTACTGGGACCCCCACCGTAGCTTTGCTCGGAGCGACAAGGCCTCAAGATCGAACGGTATACCATCCTGATTGTGTAGCTGTTGAGCTAAATAAGGAAATAGGATGCGAGTCATGTTTTGAGGCGATGAGTGCATGTGGAGGTAGGGCAAATTGCATGGTTGCTGCAAATGAGAAAACAATTATACAGGCAATCGAAAGGAGAATTGCTAATGATTGA